One window of the Salvia splendens isolate huo1 chromosome 1, SspV2, whole genome shotgun sequence genome contains the following:
- the LOC121801279 gene encoding WUSCHEL-related homeobox 4-like, with protein sequence MGIQAMKVHQLPRGLIWDHDPPSLSLGCKRFRSLAPKLSNAAADTLSSTTAAASSFDLKSFIKPNQCSPRNVEVHKKESSQVEAAQPGGTRWNPTQEQIGILEMLYRSAMRTPNAQQIEQITAQLGKYGKIEGKNVFYWFQNHKARERQKQKRTSLGLSPSTRTPPPPPASSLFLSSPNKEEENNRYKRKCVFDEVSKYFREEEKGDRTLKLFPLHPEGRSSFRDYCSD encoded by the exons ATGGGAATTCAAGCCATGAAGGTTCATCAACTGCCACGTGGACTCATTTGGGATCACGACCCCCCTTCCCTCTCCCTAGGCTGCAAGCGCTTCCGCTCCCTCGCCCCCAAACTCTCCAACGCCGCCGCCGACACGCtctcctccaccaccgccgccgcctcctccttcGATCtcaaaagcttcataaaacccAATCAATGTAGTCCAAGAAACGTAGAAGTTCACAAGAAAGAATCATCTCag GTAGAGGCGGCGCAGCCGGGCGGAACACGGTGGAATCCGACGCAGGAGCAGATCGGAATACTCGAGATGCTATACCGGAGCGCCATGCGAACTCCGAACGCCCAGCAAATCGAGCAGATCACAGCGCAACTCGGCAAATACGGCAAGATCGAAGGCAAAAACGTGTTTTATTGGTTTCAAAACCATAAAGCGCGCGAGCGGCAGAAGCAAAAGCGCACTAGCCTCGGCCTCTCTCCTTCTACCCGAACACCGCCCCCGCCTCCCGCTTCTTCCCTCTTCCTATCGTCGCCAAATAAG GAAGAGGAGAATAATCGTTATAAGAGGAAGTGCGTTTTCGATGAAGTGAGCAAATATTTTAGAGAAGAGGAAAAGGGAGATAGGACATTGAAGCTTTTTCCTTTGCACCCGGAAGGGAGATCTTCATTTAGGGATTATTGTTCGGATTAA
- the LOC121801285 gene encoding cytochrome P450 76T24-like — MEFTYFLPLISLCITFSCFNLLRRRRRSPTPGPYPFPIIGNIHQLGPKPHQSLTSLSKIHGPLMHLKLGTIHAVIISSPELAREILQRHDQSFPGRMATAATKALRHHLFSVACLPAGSQWRLLRRLCREEMFSPPRLDAGRKLRRRNLQKLLGYVEKCCDDRKSVDVNEAAFVTSLNLISNTLFSVDFADYGEGSSQELKGIVHGLMRVLGSFNVADYFPIVGVFDPQGIERDAGRYMGRLMAVFDGIIDRRKESPEKKDDLLEALLSREKESELSRDDIKHLLLDLFVAGTETTSGTVEWIMTELMRNPCILSKANSELQSILGQNKALLEESDISKLPYLQAVVKETFRLHPPGAFISRQKDGDEAEIGGHVVPGNAVVLVNIWGIGRDSRIWGNPDEFEPERFLNENIVMDVKGQDFELIPFGAGRRICPGQALAHRMVHVMVGALVHNFDWKVENDGMKLNGEEVDVSEKFGLSLQKALPLKAMPIKLYDREGY, encoded by the exons ATGGAGTTCACCTATTTTCTTCCTCTCATATCACTATGCATCACATTTTCATGCTTCAATCTTCTACGCCGGCGCCGGCGATCACCCACACCGGGCCCGTACCCCTTTCCAATAATTGGAAACATCCACCAACTTGGCCCGAAACCCCACCAATCCCTCACCAGCCTCTCCAAAATCCACGGCCCCTTGATGCATCTCAAGCTCGGCACCATCCACGCCGTCATCATCTCCTCCCCGGAACTCGCCCGCGAAATCCTCCAGCGCCACGACCAATCCTTCCCGGGGAGAATGGCCACCGCCGCCACCAAAGCCCTCCGCCACCACCTCTTCTCCGTCGCCTGCCTCCCCGCCGGCAGCCAGTGGCGGCTCCTCCGCCGACTATGCCGGGAGGAGATGTTCTCGCCGCCGCGCCTCGACGCCGGCCGGAAGCTGCGGAGGCGAAACCTGCAGAAGCTCCTCGGCTACGTCGAGAAATGCTGCGATGATCGGAAATCGGTGGATGTCAACGAGGCTGCGTTTGTGACGTCGCTTAATTTGATATCCAACACGCTTTTCTCGGTCGATTTTGCGGATTACGGCGAGGGGTCGTCGCAGGAGTTGAAGGGGATTGTCCATGGATTGATGCGAGTTTTGGGGAGTTTTAATGTTGCGGATTATTTTCCGATCGTCGGAGTGTTTGATCCGCAGGGGATTGAGAGGGATGCAGGGAGGTATATGGGGAGATTGATGGCGGTTTTTGATGGAATCATTGATCGGAGGAAGGAGTCGCCGGAGAAGAAGGATGATTTGCTGGAAGCGCTGTTGAGCCGAGAAAAGGAGTCGGAGTTGTCGCGCGACGATATAAAGCATTTGCTTCTG GATCTATTCGTAGCAGGAACAGAGACGACATCGGGCACGGTAGAGTGGATAATGACCGAACTAATGCGCAATCCATGCATACTCTCGAAGGCAAACTCAGAGCTCCAATCCATCCTCGGACAAAACAAAGCTCTACTCGAAGAATCCGACATCTCCAAGCTCCCATATCTACAAGCTGTCGTCAAGGAGACCTTCCGCCTCCATCCTCCCGGGGCCTTCATTTCGCGGCAAAAGGATGGGGATGAGGCCGAGATAGGAGGCCATGTGGTGCCCGGGAACGCAGTTGTTTTGGTGAATATATGGGGCATAGGCCGGGATTCGAGAATATGGGGGAATCCCGATGAGTTTGAGCCTGAGAGATTCTTGAATGAGAATATTGTTATGGATGTGAAGGGGCAAGATTTCGAGCTGATTCCGTTTGGGGCGGGAAGGAGAATTTGCCCGGGGCAGGCGTTGGCGCATAGAATGGTGCATGTGATGGTGGGGGCTTTGGTTCACAATTTTGATTGGAAAGTTGAAAATGATGGGATGAAATTGAATGGCGAAGAAGTGGACGTGAGTGAGAAATTTGGTCTTTCATTGCAAAAGGCTTTGCCTCTCAAGGCTATGCCTATCAAACTATATGATAGGGAGGGCTACTAA
- the LOC121801293 gene encoding 50S ribosomal protein L4-like: MAFSISRRVLRVFAPSDVSSLPFSLYNAFRGHDCGDSSSIMRSSVVGKTSLDVCRRYSTTILTPNSSEGAFPLHLLSSKSKSVAIPDREIGLSQDLVIPVTNFLNEDKGFMTLGGDVFDVPIRKDIIHRVVRWQLAKRRQGTHSTKTISEVSGTGRKPWPQKGTGRARHGTLRGAQFRGGATMHGPKPRSHAIKLNKKVRRLGLKIALSARAAEGKLMVFEDLEVPSHKTKNIVHFVSQMENAKKILVVDGGPINEKLKLATQNLHYVNVLPSIGLNVYSILLHDTLVMSRDAVNRIVERMRTPINR, from the exons ATGGCTTTCTCGATTTCTAGAAGAGTATTGCGTGTCTTCGCTCCCAGCGATGTTTCTTCTCTTCCATTTTCATTATACAATG CATTTCGTGGTCATGATTGTGGTGATAGCTCGTCGATAATGAGATCCTCTGTCGTCGGAAAG ACATCGTTGGATGTTTGCCGGAGGTACTCTACTACCATTTTGACTCCGAATTCAAGTGAGGGTGCATTTCCCTTGCATTTGCTGTCTTCTAAAAGTAAAAGTGTGGCCATTCCGGATCGGGAAATAG GTCTCTCTCAGGATCTGGTTATTCCTGTTACGAATTTTCTGAATGAAGATAAAGGCTTTATGACGTTGGGTGGTGATGTTTTTGATGTCCCAATTAGAAAGGATATTATTCATCGTGTCGTAAGGTGGCAACTAGCCAAGCGGCGGCAG GGGACACATTCAACTAAAACCATAAGTGAGGTTAGTGGGACTGGAAGAAAGCCTTGGCCCCAGAAGGGTACTGGTCGAGCAAGGCATGGAACACTGCGCGGTGCACAG TTCAGAGGTGGTGCTACCATGCACGGTCCGAAGCCACGAAGTCATGCTATCAAGCTGAATAAGAAGGTTCGGCGACTTGGACTGAAGATTGCACTTTCAGCTCGTGCTGCTGAAGGGAAG CTTATGGTTTTTGAGGATTTAGAAGTTCCTTCGCACAAGACAAAGAACATTGTGCACTTTGTGAGTCAAATGGAGAATGCTAAGAAAATTCTGGTGGTTGATGGCGGCCCTATTAACGAGAAGCTAAAGTTGGCCACTCAGAATTTACATTATGTCAACGTATTGCCATCCATT GGTCTGAATGTTTACAGCATCCTTCTGCACGATACACTAGTAATGTCACGTGATGCTGTGAACCGAATAGTTGAAAGGATGAGAACTCCAATCAATCGCTGA